From the Capra hircus breed San Clemente chromosome 14, ASM170441v1, whole genome shotgun sequence genome, the window TTTGGTCAATACCAGGAGGCGTCAACCCCCACTGCTGGTTGTCAACATTTCCACTTGTGATTCACCCATCACAACAGGGTTTTTCAGCTGAGAACACAAGCTGCCAAAGAAAAGACTTCAGCCCCTTGTGTTAGAAAAGGGCTGTAGCCAAGCTTTGGCCAGGGGTATGGGTGTAGTGCAGGTTTTGTGTGGCAGCTTCCAGACTCGTCTTGGGGAAAGCAGCTCTGTGGGGATTCTATTTGGGTTCTAAAGATGCATCTCTCTCTAGGACTGGGGGAAGCCAGCAACTGAGAGACCAGTCGACCCTACAGCGATTGCCACACTTCACTTCAGAGAACAAGAAACCTGATCTCCTTCAAGCCACTGAGACCTGGGGCTCCAATCAGTGGAGCCAAATCTAATCCCAACACTGCCAGCTCTTGTCACTGGGTCTCCTGGAAATAAAAGCGTGTTTTACAATTGTTGCCTATCCTCTGAAACTCACAGGTGACTATCAGAGAAGGTAATCCTAGTACTGATTCTTATGAGTTCTGGATACTATGAAATGGCTTAATAACAAGCCAAACTAAATAATCCTACATAAACTGAAATATGCTCTTGGTATATAAATTACTTCATCGACTAAATATTATACCAGCAGTATCTGAGGTAGATAAATTGACAAAATAATGCACTGTTTaggtttctaaaaaaaatttttaataaaataaacaggaATCATTTTAATTCTACTTTAGAATTACCAGGAATTATTCAAGATTTAATTGCATCAGGATAAATTAAGCCTCCACGTGGTTTAGATACAACAGATATTTGCAAAGCTAAAAAAGCTCACTGACTGCTAAACCTTTTACATTAACAGTTTAATTTTCACGTTACCAACTGTTCTTATTTCTTATATAACCACTGACCGTTTTCttcaaaatcatttaaaatgactGCAAAACAAAGGTTTCCAAAGTCTAGGAAATAAGTAAAATTGTATCAATTGGAACATCTAccttcttcaaagaaaaaatgttaatGGCTTGATCATTTTTGACAGCTTTGCCAGAGCTGAGAAAAATGAATTCACTtggaattttcatttcaatcttgCCAGCAAATACTGCAATACTTAGAAACTATTCACCAGCCTTACACTCACATCCAGCAACTTCATCAGTCTGGGTTGAAGGTTTACTGTCTCAACTCTGGGTAAGAGGTTCCTCAGGGCTAACCAAGAGGCACAGCAGCTCATCAGCAGCCCTCGGACCCCGACCGACCGAGAGGACAACAAAGCAAGCCCAGCCCATCTGCATTCATTCTGATTTGCAACAATAAGAcaagacctgaatgggaagatgATGGAAAACTCAAGGGGAAATGGTCTAAGAGCTGCCCACTCCCTCGGGCAGTGTGCCAGCGAGCTCAGGTTGCTGAGACACACACAGATCCACATCTTCCATGTAGTTCTTGcttactgtatttttaattttgattaaaaaaaaaaaaaaaaagatgtgattaCACAGAAAACATCATCCTCCTCAGAAACACAAACTGAGCCGATGCAGTGGGAGACACGCGTCACCACCCCTTCCAGTGCCCTCCTACCACTGGCTCCCCTGGACGGAGCTCAGGAGCTGTAGTACTCAAGCAGCTTCTCATCCGTAGGTTTCAGAATCTTCTTGTCTGCCATGTTCACCACCCATCCGGGAGCCAGACCAAAGAAAATCTGCCGTGGATCCTTTCGAGTACTGAGCATTTTGAAGAGTTCGTCTTTAGTGATGTCAGGTAAAATATAGCCATACTTCTTGGCAAGCTCCAGTCTCGCTTCGGGAAACCTGGCGGGATCTGCCAGGTAGCCTCGATTCCTCGCGTCAGTGTAGTAGGGGACTAACGCCTCGGGGGGGAGCATCCGCTTGGGAATGGGCTGTCCACGGAGAAAGAATGGGATGGGTCTGCATAGAAtttctaaaaaacatttttaataaagagaGAGATGCAAATACTGGTGATATATACACTGGTTTTCTCTTAATGATATTCTTTTAATTATTAAAGTATTTCCAAGATGAGAGCTTAATTCCAAAAACTTTTTTAACTTAGTAGACTTAAGTAAACAAATGGAAACACTTGATCTTCAAAAGTTTGCATCCTGAAGGTCAAAGTCACTCCTGGGTTACCAACAATTAGTGAATTTCTAAACATAGGGTATTTGagctccaggttttttttttctaaaaaattttaggACATACTAGCTGAGGTGTATCAGAAGACAGAGACCCACCAACCACACCACTAGCAGAAATTCCCAAAACAGGAACCGAGGTGTCTGAACAAGTCAAACCCTGGTGAGGCAGTCGACACAAGGCCCCGAGAGGACAAGCTTACCCAGGCTTCGTGGGTCGTAGAAGGCGGTCGTGACGACACCCCCGTTCTTCTCAATGGCAGCGATGGCCAGCTCAGAAGCCAGCTGAACTTCTATGTTAACTTTTGCCTTAAAGGTGTCAGCGCCCTGTCATCCGTCAAAACAAAGTGTGTGAGGCGATGGCTGGGCTGCCAGCAAACTAATCATTAGGGCCTCCGCCCTGCCCTGTTTTCTCCTCCGGAGTGTCTCCAGCCCAGCAGCTACTCCTACTTTAACATCTCTGCTTTGAGGTCCTATTAAACACCACCAAATCCTTCCTCATTTCTTTAGGCCACCCTATTTTCCTAGTTTTCATTCCCTACGAGCAGGGATGATAAGACTTCCATTTTACATATTCAGCAGGCACCATCGTAAGCACCAATTCCCAACACCTCTTTAACAGCAGATTGTTTAGCCCTCAAAACAACTCCAAACCAACAGAATTACTGCGACTCCAATGACATAGATGGTGGCACAGAGAGCCTGGGCAACCTGCCCAAGAACATCAAGCAAGGGAGCCTAGTCCCAGTGGCTGTGTTCCTAACCACAACATTATGTCATGTGATACAGACAGAAAGTTACCGGAAATTCCTGACCTACAAGTAAGCAAGAGGCCAAGAGACGGTTTAAACAGGGGGACAAGCACGCTGGAGCCAATGGAAGAACAAAATAGCTGAGCTCTGGAGGGCCAGCCCTCTTGAGCGAAAGAGGCAGAGACAAGAGAAGTAAAAATAGTTCTGAACTTTTTTAAAGTGCTGTCTTTGGTCAATTTCATTAGGCCTAATTTCAAAACAGAGtctgacaaaaataaaaagatggtgGCACTACCATTCTTTTTGCAGTGGTAAAAAGTTTTCTGCTATTTTCGTGTGGTTTAAACAAGGTGGTTCCCAGTTTCCAAATATTCCATCAATTGTAAGAATTGTAAGAATTCCATCAATTCTCCCTTCTCTGATACTGGTAGGGATTTTTACAATCAATGGGACCTTTGACTAAATAAAACAACGTCTTGCCACATTACGTGACATTTCTCATTACTATCCATAGACTGCTTAACCATTTCCCTGTCTCTGGGCACTAGTGTTAGTGCCAGCATTTTCAGTGCTGTAAGAAGCCTatttagtatttctttatatcAATTAAGTTTCTTTTATCTTGTTTTACCTTAGGACACATGTTCCTAAATTGGTGATTTTATGCTGAAAAGATCAAAACCATCTTATTACCCAATACTGACTGCAAATCTGAAATCCAGAAAAGGGCAACTGGTTTACAAAGCTGTAAATGATGAATAACTGAACATACTCAACCAACAGATTTCAGAATGATTTTTGCTAGTTTAATAGACATATGTCCCAAGCTGTTGGGATGTGCAGTTTAAGGTCTCATGAGGTCATGGGTTTTTCTGTATGTTACGTTATAACCATGTTCCTTGATATGCCTAAAGTAGAATACTGAGGCTTAATCCTGTATTTGGTATGCTCTCTTCAAATCATTAATTTGGAAAACTTATCGACAAGTTTACTTTTTCAAAGATCTGAAAGGTTTTCCCATAAACTATGCTTCCCTCTAGTGGACGCTAAGTCACTTACACAGCAATCAACTGTATTATTGACACAGAAgaaaaagggggtggggggggcattAGTTGATTAGCAATGTACAGGTTCATTTGCCTATAAAACTCCTGGCCAACTTCTCTAAATAGAAAACCTCTTCCCTACAATCATAACTGGATTTCATTCATCCCTTTCTTCCATAAatactgagtgactatcacaagCCAGTATTTCCAATGTTGAAAATACAGCAATGAGTCAAAGCACCTGCACTCAAAAGAACTGACATTACAGTGAGGAAGACAATGAAAAATGCCTGCACTGCCTGGTAATAAATATCACGTGTtcatatattcaaagaaaaaccCTTTGGGGCACAATAAGGCAGACCGTCAGATACGAGAGTGTTCCTTTATAAAGAACATctccataataaaaataatttaagcctCAAataatttggaaggaaaaaaaaaaaagttaaaaagatccTCCTACTAGGATGACATCTGAACAGAGAACCAAAGAGAGTGAGGGAGCAAGCTGAATGGATACACaggaagaacacccaggacaagggaacagtggctttctaAAACCACAACTCAATATAACACAACCAACCACTACATAATGGTTACAACTCgaaagagataaaaatgaagGAGGCACAGTGTTGATTATACGGAAATCAGAAACAGTCATCCATGAAACTTACCAAGAAAATTTAATTCAGACTTACCTCCTCTACCAGCTGGACTCCACAGTCCCttttagatggctggatggtaacACCTCGCCCGTTGACCAGCTGGGTTAAGTCAATAGGTTGTGTGGGATCGACGCGGCCCAGGTCAATCAGGTACTGCAGCCTATTGAGACTCAAAGGCTGATACTGGCGTCTGAAGCTACGAAAAAAAGCAGCAACAGATGGAAAACTCAGCCAGACTTATCTTCCTGTAAGACCTCCAGATAAACGCAGAGTTCTGTCCCGTGCTTTCCTGCTTCAATTTAGTTGGTTTAAAATAAAACTCCTACATTTACTTCACTcatttatacaaataaatatgtgaaaaatttAACATACTATCTGAATTATGCATTAATGGATCTCAAAGTAAGAGCAGTTACCATTTACTGGGTGACGACAGTGGGCCAGagttttaaacataaaatcatTCTAAACCTCCGGAGCATGCACCATTACCTCCATTCTGCAAGTCTGGGTGTAACCTCTGGCTTTTTTCCTCTACTAAGTCAGGCTAAACTTACCAAAAATGCTTCAAAGGAAGGGTAGCAAAAGTTTGCTTTAAAGAAGTGGATTTAAATTTCTACCAAGCTATCATTTGGTGATTCTCAGAATCACAAATTTTTACACtaagaagcaaagcaaaaaaatttAACCACAAACAAAGCAAACTTACCTGTGTCCTTCATTAAACCCGTATTTGGGGATTCGAAGGTAAAATGGAGTCTGGCCTCCTTCAAAGCCCAGCCGGGGCCGGGTTCCTCTCTGCCGTTCTCCTTTGTGGCCCCTGCCACACTTCCTACCTCTTCTCTGACCTCTTCGCCGTCTTTCCTGGAAGGAGAGAAGAATGTTTTACGAGCTGCAGATgcactttttaaagtatatttcacCTCTGCGCTGTCAGGTGGTAAGGCCCTCATTCATCCTTCCAGCCAGCAACGAGCCAAACCCCCTACGTGCCAGGCACTATTAGAACTGCTCTGAGGTCAAGACAccaaattataaagaaaacttttttcttaCTTGGCGAAAGCAACGAGTTGATTTTTAAGGTGACAGTATGCCCATAACAGCTTTGCTAGCTGTGTTCAGTGACTTGCAGAACGTAAAATATCTTTTCCCTTAAGATAAAGGTATAATGGAAAAGCACTTCATGCTAACCTAACACTGAATGAGACAATCATCTGCACTTCCTGCGACCTCGCTCCCCGCCCAGGTTAACGCGATTACTCCTCTAAACCCGACCTGAGAGCTGGGACTACCGGGGCAGGCTTCTCGCATCACTCAAGAGCAGGGGCTCACAGGCCCCTCGTTCCCGTAGCGCCTCGGACTCCCGCGCCATCCCCAGCCTTACCGGTTTCCTGGAGCCCGGGTTCGGCCTCAGGTTAGCCAGGCTCACACGAGGCAGGGCCCGAAGCAGGtccagggcccagggccctgcTGCGCCCCGCACCGGGCCGGCCATGACCCGCTTGCATGAGACGCCGCAAGGGCGCCTGGCACCCAAACCCACGTGATCTCGGGCGCTGCTTTACGGCTGCGGCCCCGCCCCCGTCGTGCAGCAGGAGCGCAGCGCCGCCGGCCTCGGGGCACGCCGGGAGCTGGTCTCCATCCAGGCGGCGGCGGGTACGCTAGGCTATCTCCTCCGAGCTGAGCTGGCTTTGTGTTTAGTTCACTGGGGCTGAGACCGTATTTTGAGGGATCGTGCCTTGTTCTTGGCTTGGAATGTGCTGCGTTTTCTTTCGCCGCACAAACACCTGTTGAAACGCTGCGCGTTGTAGGACTTGGTGTCACTGCTGAGCTGTCTCACAGTCTGGTGCTTAGAGAGGCAAGGTCTCCGAGCGCCACGTGGAGCCCAGAATAATATACTCGGAGCTGAAGTTCCGGTTTGGAGCTGGGAGCTGGGCTGATTATACGCCCTGTCAACTGAAAAATTGTACAACACAGAGCTGTGagttatttggggcaaaatgagagcTATAGCCTAGAAGACAACCACTCAGCTCTGAGAAACAGTTCcgaagcgggggtggggggatgggggggagggggaggtcgTCGGCTTATATGTTATT encodes:
- the MRPL15 gene encoding 39S ribosomal protein L15, mitochondrial, yielding MAGPVRGAAGPWALDLLRALPRVSLANLRPNPGSRKPERRRRGQRRGRKCGRGHKGERQRGTRPRLGFEGGQTPFYLRIPKYGFNEGHSFRRQYQPLSLNRLQYLIDLGRVDPTQPIDLTQLVNGRGVTIQPSKRDCGVQLVEEGADTFKAKVNIEVQLASELAIAAIEKNGGVVTTAFYDPRSLEILCRPIPFFLRGQPIPKRMLPPEALVPYYTDARNRGYLADPARFPEARLELAKKYGYILPDITKDELFKMLSTRKDPRQIFFGLAPGWVVNMADKKILKPTDEKLLEYYSS